The Diabrotica undecimpunctata isolate CICGRU chromosome 3, icDiaUnde3, whole genome shotgun sequence genome includes the window AGCTCTCTGGCCATTATCGATTACATCTTGTACTTCTTGGAAATCTCAAGATCAAAGGAGGCATTtctggtcatcatcatcatcggaGACACTAATGGCAAGGTTACCAAAGTGGTCCAGAACCAATCTTGCTCTCCTCTTAAGAGATGAGTGGAAGTGGGAACATTGCTATAAAAGAATAGCTATAATCCAGTACTACTTAACCGATTTTTTCAAACTCGGTCTTATTAAAAACAGCTTTTTCCTAACaatgaaaaaattacaatattgaAGTAATGTAATAAGTGATGTACACGTTAGACTGCGCCACTTTTGTTCTGTAGAAATCtagttttttttctaaaaaatattaaattggagAATGTCGATATCTTTTTCTCTATCCCGAGATAACTTAAGGAACAAAAAAGTGATAGGAACTTTTCTTTAAACTTAAATTAGACTGCAAACCCTCAACAAAAATCAACGAATTTCGAACATTTAGGAGGGCTAGCATTGACCTATCCGCAGTAATTTAGGTACAGAAATAAAAGTTTTTTCTTGatgtctttttataatatttgaaGAATAAAAGATTTACAGAAGAATTGAATTTGAGAGCAAGAAATTTtgcctaaaaatgaataaaagCAAGACAAAGATAATGGAGTAGACATATTTCACATTGTACAACTAACAGGCCGCTTACATGTGTATGAGATGGTAAACAACAACAATTATTTTGGTTCTATGATTACTGTGGATCTGTGAAAAAGAGATGCGACAGCAAAGATATGGAAAGATAGATCTATCTCTCAAGCAACCAAAATGCAACCAGTAAAAGcagttttctcaatatttctatatgaTACGGAAACATGGATTCCTTTGTTATAAGAGTGCCAGAATATTgatgcatttgagatgtggtgttggAGAACACTGCTTCTTGACTGCTCGTCCCACAAACACTTCTATTTTAAaccaatttaatattaaaactaACTAAAAGCTGTTTATATCGAATTTTTCAGTTCTTTGGGCATGTTGTCTACAGGAAGAAAAATGATTTAGAAAGACTCTGGAAAACTTCCAGAAAACAGAGCGATGAGACTTCATTCTGCATTACTAGTAAATCACGATCCATAGTAATTAATTTATGACAAGATAAAGGGAAAGTTTATACCACCTGAGCTATCCGGTCCTTTAAAAGGCTGGATGGATTGAGATAGGCCCAAGATATAGCAGACTACAATGCTATAATCCCAAAGTCACACTGGCGGTATAAAGGGAGATTATTACTATTATAAAGAGAGTCAGTAAGTACAAGTTTTTGGTATTAAACATTTAATGTTTGTAGTAACTTAAtctgtaaaattaaaaaacacaacttGTCGTAAATGTGCCAGTTTTCATAAAGCAAAGTGCAATTTTATTGCTAGATCTAAtaccatttttttaaaaatatctacctACATAATTCTACCTAATTTTCCGAGatcaattttgatttaaaatcgATAATCACAAGAAAAAATAATCAAAGCCCCTATTAAAGTATCTATGGAAAGTATCTCTTTATATAAAATTTCAGTTActatataaaattaacaaaagcGATAATAATCTGATACTTTACTCAAATTTATTGAACATATTGTACTAATTAATacaatataaaaacataaaattttaggGCTAAGACCAATCAGATCTAATTTATAAAAATGtctataaataatttaataaccaATTCTACCTGCCCCTATAACGATTTTATAATTAGGTAAACTTTCTGTTAATTTTTGGGATAATTATATCACTTTAAATGAAAATCGGTAACTGtaaaatatagatataatgaAGAGGAACAATTCCACAACAAGTGAGCAATATTAGGATTGGCCATCTTCAATTTGTCTGAAAATTTTTCGCACTTATTCTTTATCATAAATATTTGACTTCTAAATCAATTTAAGGTGTCCATTTATAGAAATGGCTGTTTGCTCAGCACTTAACAGTGAGAATCAGTTAAACGGAGTGACATTGTAACCCTATCCAAACTGGATTTTTAGTTTCCAATTGGCAAATATTCGCAATTTAGCTCACTTGGCATAGAATTACTCAGGCCTTAAACATCACATTTGAATCACTGAAAAGTCTCTTTTTGATCTGGTAAATGTGTTAATTTTAAAGATGTGTATGTGTAAAAACCATCAAGAATATATTGGAGCAAATGATCAGAAAATATTCAAAGGCAGAGTTTGTGAGAGAGCGAGGACAAAAACAAGTGATGGAAATGAGCAATGCATTTGGTTAATCAGCCACTATATGATTTGTATCCTTCTATATGGTCTGAATGACCTACTGCTCCCATTTAAAACTACAGGCATAGATGCATTAAACGAAAATTGCTTTTAGTGATCCAAATACAATGTAGAATTCTGCCATTGCAATATATTGTAAAAATACACTGATGAATAACGTGTAACAGTTTTTCCTTCAGCTGTAAGctcttatttttgtataaaaatactcTCTTGCAAAATATATGGCACATAGCAATGTTATTGTTACTATTATTATAATCTATATAAGTTTTTATAGGCTATTGCTAACAGATCCCAAGAATTAACAACTTAAAATTTAACCTCACAGGTTTTAAGTAAACAAGGGCAAATTGTGAAAGTGATACCCACGTTTACCCTTAGCagccaaatatatatatacaatatgaTATGCTCCAGGTAAAAAGCAGATAAATCCAGCTAATAAGAACACCAAACCTTGCAAACCAGAATTAGGCTCTGCTAATGTAACACTACCTGTTGCTAGTAATCCTATCCCTATTATTAGTAAAGTTGCCGCTGCCAGTACCATCCTCCAATTTTCTTTAACTTTTGGATGCTTGAAACATGATCTACTGAAATTTTCTTCGTTGGGACAATCATAATAATCTTGTATCAAAGAATCACTATCTCTGGATGTGTCGTTGGCCATTTTGtaacttctataaaaaaaataatttgtacaCAAGTAAATAACCTAATTATAAACTATTATGATTTAACATATCTTGCCTCTAATACACTGATAACTTAGTATTTTGTAAGTAAGTCAATGAAAAGTATTTGTCCAGCAAAAAAAGGTGATTTGCAAGTATTAGCCTAAAAAACAAGTAGCTTCTCTTATGTAAAAAATTCTCCTTTTGATTTTAGGTTTCGGATATATAAGCATTGAGGTACAATGGATATGATAAAGTTGATTATAAATTATGATTCAGTAATGAATGGAAATAACTACCTCAGAGACAACTCACTCGAGGAATTTTACCTTGTTCCTAACTGAACTATATCATCATCTTTACTCTCAAAGATTGAATATTGCCTGGAGGAAGTATAATAATGTACAGGGTTTAAAACATATTTGTATGGATTGTATGGATACAATCCAAGAAGAAATCTTACAACATAAAGATGGCATCGCAGTTTGTTTAAGAGAACATTGGAAATCCGCTACCCAATTACAAAATCACAATTTTATGGGTTTCAAATTAGTTTCTGCTTTCTATAGAGATGAAGGCGAACATGGGGGCACAGCAATCTATATAAAAGAAAGGTTATCACGGAGGATAAGAAAAGATGTAAGTGGTAAGGCAAAAACATATGTTTTTGAATGTTCGTGTGTAAAAGTgttttttaaattgcaaaattCTAGAAAATATTCTAGAAAATGTTTTAATGTATATTTCAGGTGAGAGCTCTGCAggtgattttaatatagattTGAGGAATCAAACTAAAGATAGAGCAGACtttctttatttattacaaacatttaATATATTGCCATCAGTTTCTGAATATACTCGCATATGTAGAGCTACAAAGATGTGCATTGATAACATTCTTACAAACTGTGAACTTTATGTAGCAGAAGTATTAGATACTCATATTTCTGATCATCTTGGTCAAAAAATAACTTTCAGtgttaatataaacaaaaaagaaaatataaaaattaggaaaagaatttttgattcccacagtaaagaaaattttaggaAAAATGCTGCAAGGTGAAGACTGGGAGGAGCTTTTTTCAGTACCAAACTGGGATATAGAAAAGCAATGAGTTGTATTTATgaaaatcatttctttgttatttgaCCAATGCTttccagaaaaaaatataaataaacataaaaaatgcaTCAAATACTAtaatacaaaatgaaataaatcaaTATACAAGTCGCTTAGACCTTTTGCTAATGTTAAGTAGAGTAGATGACCATTACAAAGATGAgtacaaacaaacaaaatgtcAGTATAATAAAATGCTTGTGGATTCACGAAAAATGCAGTATGGGCAAGAAATATATAATagtcaaaataagtcaaaaagtcTATGGAAAATCGTTAAAGAAATCACACAGGTAAATTCTATTGATAATAATGTAGCAATACTAGGAAATCCAGTCATGGTaagtaataattttaatgaatattttttaaatgctgCTACACATCTTTTAGAAAATATACCAGAAATAGAATTCAGCACCAAAATACAGTTTAACAAAAACTCATTTTTTCTAACGCCAGTAACTATAAATGAAGTAATTGAATTAATTAGAAAATTGAAATATAAATTCACTTCAGGTTATAATGGGATAcctacaaatataataaaactgtGTGCATATGAGCTAGCTATACCATTATGTCATATAATAAACAATAGCTTCATAAATGGGATATTTCCAGACAACTTAAAAATAGCTGTAGTAAAACCAGTGTATAAAAAAGGTGATGCCACTTTACTAGAAAATTATCGTCCGATAAGCCTCTTACCATCATTCTCTAAGGTTTTTGAAACAGTCATGTGTGTCAGGCTTCTCAGTTTTTTCTATAGTGAGGGACTGTTATGCCATGCACAACATGGGTACCAAGGGAAAGTCTATAGAGACTGCCATTTATGATTTTATAACAAAGATAAAAGAGGGTTATGAAAACAAAGATATATCCATGGGCATATTTTTAGATTTATCAAAGGCATTTGATACTTTAAatcacaaaatactaatggaaaaGCTTTACAGATATGGCATTAGAGGGCCAGGTTATAATTGGATAAAATCATACCTATCAAACAGAAAACAGAAAGTAAAATTTGAGTATCAGGGAAGAAATTTCTTCTCTGATGAAGGTCTTATTTCGGTGGGAATTCCTCAGGGAAGTATTATGggtcctcttctttttgttttttatgtaaattatttagcTTTAGACATTACAGGTAACAATCAGAATACTCTTATTGTggaatttgcagatgatactaaCATTTTAACTATAGGGTGATCCTTgaataatttattgaatattgCTAATAATAGATTAGACTAAGATCTTATAGAGATAAAGCACAGAGATGGTTCAATATGAATAAACTCATACTGAACagagaaaaaacaaattatatctgTTTTGTcactaaaaaaaataatagtacCTTACCAGAAACTGTCTCAATTCCATCACAAATGGTTACTCTAAACCAAAGCACAAAATTTCTGGGGGTACATAttgaccaaaatttagattttggaGTGCATATAAATGAGATCTGTAACAGGTTAGCATCTATCTGCTACTCTTTCAGAATAACAGCAAATTATTTGGACAAAAAATGTAAACAAgttgtatatttttcaaattttcattctGTAATGTGATTTGGAATAGTTTTCTGGGGGAGAAGTGGTAACCCTGAACAGGTTTTTATATTACCAAAAAGAGCAATCAGAACTCTACTTAACTTGAAATACAGGGATTCATGTAGAGGTAATTTCAAAAAGCTAAACATACTAACAATGGCATACATATATGAATGCttacttttcatttttaaaaatagacatAAATTCTTGAAACACATAACAAACCATAATACTAATACACCAAACAATCTCATAAACTATAATATACCAATACACAGACTAACAGCATCTGAGAAAACCACATAATATGCctgtattaaattatttaataaactaccTTACAGCATCAAAATAGAAactgacataaataaatatataaagtatGTTCAACAGTTGCTCATACACCTTGAACCATACAAAGTGGAAGAATACCTTCCAGCTGACCTGCAGGGAGACTGAGGGCTCTGTTATATGAATCTAAATGtcactgttattattattatattttaatattacttttatgttaagTGTAGGTTGTTACAGCAACCATTATAAATTGTAATTGACACCATTCTCTCTATTGACATTTTATATTTGTGTGTAACTTGTGAATCCTGAGAATAAagcttttttctattctattatatttctattctattcttttcTATATTCATATAACACATGAATAATATGTACAACACATCTAAATAAACagcatttttattcaaaaatctTGTATGTTGATATGGAGATTCCATGCCAACTTCTTTATTCTATGTAGTGTAACTTGCTATAATTGATATGGACAACATATCACTCCTATAATAAGAAATACTGACACTATTTTAAAACCttatactttaaaataattatgtaGTATATTGTCCAAGTTGTCATTGTATCAAACGAACTTAGTAGAACACATAGTTGGTTTCCAACCAaccaaataaaacattaaaatgtgAAAAGATTATTATACAATTTATCAGATATGTAAACTAAGCTGCCACATAGTTTTGCATAATTATATATGTATGACAAGACACAAAAATTCATTACTTAGTTCATACTTGGCTGTAAGTTATTCCTCTATTAAGAACTTACAGTTAAAAAAGATTTTAACAAATAGTTCTGGATGTATTGTGAGCGGATGATTAAATATCGGATTTATTAACAAGCATTTCCAAATATCTTGTTCTGTTTTTGAAGGTTTTTCAGTATGTTACATTTGCCGAAAATACATAGATACTTACCTTCCATTTTCCATGTTAACTGCTACATGATCACCATCGCCGACCATAATTCTAGAACTAGATATAGGTGATCTAGGGCCTGCGGTTCCGTACACTTTTATGGCTTCGTCCGTTTCTTCTTCAAAGGCATCGTCAATGGAAAATCGTTTTTGTTTTCCATTAGTCAAGGAAAACTGGTATGACATTTTGAGGCAGGttagaaatttgttgacagattATT containing:
- the LOC140436375 gene encoding transmembrane protein 134, with translation MSYQFSLTNGKQKRFSIDDAFEEETDEAIKVYGTAGPRSPISSSRIMVGDGDHVAVNMENGRSYKMANDTSRDSDSLIQDYYDCPNEENFSRSCFKHPKVKENWRMVLAAATLLIIGIGLLATGSVTLAEPNSGLQGLVFLLAGFICFLPGAYHIVYIYLAAKGKRGYHFHNLPLFT